A segment of the Peptoclostridium acidaminophilum DSM 3953 genome:
CCAAAAAGAACTATTTTTCTAATTGGATATCTTTTGGCGATGGCTTCCATATCTCTAATAATTGCATCACTTAAATTGCATTTGATTATATGCTTTTGCTGTATCATTCCAATAATCACCACTTCCGCTATCCAACTATTTGTATTTTCACACCGCTTGTATGTTCATATTATACCACAAGGACTACTTTGAATAACATGGATGCCATCACCCAGCGTGGCTTCGTCTACTTCGTCGCTGAAGGTAATGACCCATTCCTTGTCAGGTGCCGCACTGCTGCTTACTTTCGGGTATATCTCTTCATACAGCGATTCGTCCGGCTTCTCCTGCGAAAGGCTTTCGTTTGCAATGTCCGTGTACACTACCGCCTTTATAATGTTTGAGGAGAATTCCTCGTAGGATACGTAGCTGAAGCCCTGGTCTCCCCATTCGCTTCCCCAGGAATTTATTACTTTAAATGCTCCCGGGCCATCCGAGGTTGCTATGCCATCGTCATATCCTACAACTGTAATGGCATGGCCTGCTCTGGGGCAAACCTCTTTTGTTATTATGCTTGTTCCGTCTGCTTGAATGTCCGGGTTATACCAGTTGTCCCCGACGTATACTCCTGCTACCAGGATATCTCCCGTGTTGAGGTATTCCTTTGTCTTCCTCATTATGTATTCCTTGGAGTCGTACCTGTTGTAGAGAATATGCCAGTCCCGTATTCTGTGGGGATAGGCGGAGCTTATGACATCTGAGGAAGGCTTGGTTCTGTAGTCTCCCTGTATGTATGGAAAATCCTCTAGCGTTGCAGCCCCCACATTCTCCAGCAGTCTTCCAGCATCCTCAAGCGTTGCGCCTGCATCCACGCCGTAATTTATCTGGTTGTATATGAATGTGGGCGAGAACACCCTGCTGGGATAATAATCGATGCCGCTTTTTACGCTCCACTCAAAATCCATTCCCTGCTGATATGTTCTAAGGTAATACCCGACGGCCCACCCTACGCAGCTGTTCTCCCTCTGGCTTCCTGCCGGCGGAAGGTAGGGAGAATCCGAGTGGTCTATGCTCGAAGGGAGTATATCCTCACCTACAAACTCCTCATCCAGGGCTCTTTGAAGCAGCTTGCTTTTTTCTTCTATATAACCCTCATTGAGTCCTGTTTTGTACGGTGTGTCTTCGGCAAATGAAGCACCCGAACTAAGCATTACAAACAAAGCATGTATGGTGAAAAAAATCATCATTCTTTTCAATTGCCATTCCCCCGATACTTCATTCTTGTTTCTCCCTTTATAATATCAGACAAGCTGGCAGCATGCATAGATTTACACTTAAAAGTGACCGCCAATTTGAACTATGCCCACGAAAGCGGACGTTTTACTTGACGATATGCATATAGAAAATGCTCCTCCTCATAGCAAACAGTTTTATTATTTAACTGTCCACTATAAGGGGAGCATGTCACTACTGATTCTCTTTTTTAAATTTGCTAGATCTTAACTCTCTAGAACAATAACTCTTTAACTTGGTGGCAGACACCATTGTTATTGAGCTACTGTGAACACCATTCTTACGGCCTCTGGCAGCGTTTCCCCTTTTTCAGAAAGAATGCCCTCGCCTATGACAATGCTGTATGTTTCGCCGGCGCTGTATGATGACTTTGGAGTAACCAGTAGGGCTTTTTCGTTTTTCGAGTACGTAACGTCTACGTCGACAATGTTGCCTAAGGAGTCCTTTACAGTTACATAATTGTTGTAATTCAACATCTCGTCCAGCCCTTTGCTAAACTGCACTCTCCACACCTTATTTGATGTAATTCCTGTTTTTTTGCCGAGTGACTTTACGTTTATTATTTCGCTGATTTCACTTGGAATCTCTACAACCGGATTATCTTGCAGCTTTACGGATTCCAGGGTCTTAACCTCAAGCAGCGGCGTTATGTCTTCCACCTGGTTCCCTGATATATTCAAGGATTTCATGCCGCTCAAGCCTGCAAGATTAGCTATGTCGTCGATTTTGTTGGCTGACAGATTCAGCGTTTCTATATTCGTGAAGTTCTCTATCCCTTCAATGTTGTTTATGTTGTTCTCTGAAAGGTCCAGATAGCTTAGATTAGGCAGCTTGCCAAGTGTTGCCCCGAGCCTCTCCTGAGCAAGGACTACGCTGTTTTGCATAAAGAAGGATATGAATATGTTCTCTATGTTGTTTCCTCTAAGCTCAAGTCTTTCCAGGTTTTGAAGGTTGTCGACCACCAGGTTCAGGTCGTCTATGTTGTTATAGTTCAGTTTGAGCTCCTCAAGATTTACAAGATACTCAATACCCGAAAGATCGCTTATTTCAAGATTTTCTGCATTTAAAGCAGTTATGCTTTCAAGATCCGTCTTCGTTATTGCCCCTTCGCTTTGGCCCAGCGCATCTCTTATAGCCTGCTCAAGCCCTGGATCTGCAAATTTTATGGCCGATACCGAAGGAACAGTTATGTGCTTTTGTTCAAATGCTCCTGC
Coding sequences within it:
- a CDS encoding C1 family peptidase; protein product: MMIFFTIHALFVMLSSGASFAEDTPYKTGLNEGYIEEKSKLLQRALDEEFVGEDILPSSIDHSDSPYLPPAGSQRENSCVGWAVGYYLRTYQQGMDFEWSVKSGIDYYPSRVFSPTFIYNQINYGVDAGATLEDAGRLLENVGAATLEDFPYIQGDYRTKPSSDVISSAYPHRIRDWHILYNRYDSKEYIMRKTKEYLNTGDILVAGVYVGDNWYNPDIQADGTSIITKEVCPRAGHAITVVGYDDGIATSDGPGAFKVINSWGSEWGDQGFSYVSYEEFSSNIIKAVVYTDIANESLSQEKPDESLYEEIYPKVSSSAAPDKEWVITFSDEVDEATLGDGIHVIQSSPCGII